Proteins co-encoded in one Desulfurellaceae bacterium genomic window:
- a CDS encoding MFS transporter, with amino-acid sequence MSHGMNKKALALLGLGHLMVDLNTGALPALLPFLKNSFALSYTMTSALILVANVSSSLVQPIFGYLSDRSTKAWLLPFGVVAATCGMASVGLASSYPMLLVLILISGIGIASYHPEAYKTAYLSTGAKKATGISLFSVGGNIGLGLGPLAVVLCLAALGPRGLLLLWIPGLIVGGILLRSLPWLSRVRLPSGQVRAEPPAIPHAAMAVVLGVVMLGSCVHAGLFTYVPLYFDARGESTVVVGSIVSLFLIAGAVGTLIAGPVSDRIGHKRFLVLSFGLLSPLLLVFLHTDGALSLIVLALVGALLSPMFALTLVIAQNLMQGRLGTTAGLMTGVGFGVGGLSVTGLGVVADTWGVGAAMQVLSILPVLPWVCMLFLPADGHPEPLPSRVPDAPTVAARPSEG; translated from the coding sequence ATGTCGCACGGAATGAACAAAAAAGCCCTGGCCCTGCTGGGGCTGGGCCATCTGATGGTTGACCTGAATACGGGCGCCTTACCCGCCCTGTTGCCGTTTCTCAAAAATTCTTTTGCCCTGTCCTACACCATGACCAGCGCTCTCATTCTGGTTGCCAATGTGTCCTCGTCGCTGGTCCAGCCGATCTTCGGTTACCTGTCGGACCGCAGTACCAAGGCCTGGCTGCTGCCCTTTGGGGTCGTGGCTGCGACCTGCGGCATGGCCAGTGTGGGCCTGGCCAGCAGCTATCCGATGCTGTTGGTACTGATCTTGATCAGCGGTATCGGGATTGCCAGCTATCATCCTGAAGCGTACAAGACCGCGTATCTGTCGACCGGCGCAAAAAAGGCGACCGGTATCTCACTCTTTTCGGTCGGCGGGAATATCGGCCTGGGTTTAGGCCCGCTGGCCGTGGTCCTGTGTCTGGCCGCCCTGGGGCCGCGCGGCCTGCTGCTGCTGTGGATACCGGGGCTGATCGTCGGCGGCATATTGCTCCGCTCCCTGCCGTGGCTGTCGCGGGTCAGGCTGCCGTCGGGCCAGGTCCGGGCCGAGCCGCCGGCCATTCCCCACGCGGCCATGGCGGTGGTGTTGGGCGTGGTCATGCTCGGCTCGTGTGTCCACGCCGGCCTGTTTACCTATGTGCCGCTGTACTTTGATGCACGGGGCGAGAGTACGGTTGTGGTGGGCTCGATTGTGTCGCTGTTCTTGATTGCCGGGGCGGTTGGGACCCTGATTGCCGGCCCCGTGTCCGACCGCATCGGTCACAAACGCTTCCTGGTCCTGAGCTTCGGCTTGCTGAGTCCCTTGCTGCTGGTGTTTCTGCACACCGATGGAGCCCTCAGCCTGATCGTTCTGGCCCTGGTCGGCGCGCTCTTGTCACCGATGTTTGCGCTGACCCTGGTGATTGCCCAGAACCTGATGCAGGGCCGGCTGGGCACGACCGCCGGGCTGATGACCGGGGTCGGCTTTGGCGTTGGGGGCCTGAGCGTCACCGGCCTGGGTGTTGTCGCCGATACCTGGGGGGTAGGGGCGGCCATGCAAGTGCTCAGCATCCTGCCCGTGCTGCCCTGGGTGTGCATGCTGTTCCTGCCTGCCGACGGCCACCCGGAGCCGCTGCCGAGCCGTGTGCCGGACGCGCCGACCGTGGCCGCCCGGCCCAGCGAAGGCTGA